The Cellulomonas fulva genome includes a window with the following:
- a CDS encoding ABC transporter substrate-binding protein has translation MRKTTRKFLAVTAGVASVALLATACSGDEDPGDATSGGATGDSSKPITLTVATFNNFGYTDELLAEYKKTHPNVTVKQTVAAKSEDARTNLTTKLAAGGAGLADVEAIEIDWLPELVQSGDKFLDLNSDEVKDRWLEFKTKPATTADGKLIGYGTDVGPEAICYRSDLFKAAGLPTDRAEVAELLGGENATWDDYFKVGKTFADKSDSAWFDSAGAIYQALINQQEFAYENADGSVVPLADNTTAQEAYNTVTSDEVQALSAHLGQWSEDWTAAFQKDGFATMLCPAWMTGPIEQNSGGITGWDVADVFPGGGGNWGGSYLTVPAAGANAEAAKELAAWLTSPEIQIKAFENAGTFPSQTEALQDPALTGAKNAFFNDAPVGEIFGNRYAAIKVTPFKGPNYFSVHTTVTDAITKVDVEQSADAQTAWQGALDAFGALGL, from the coding sequence GTGCGCAAGACCACCCGCAAGTTCCTGGCCGTCACGGCCGGGGTCGCGAGCGTCGCCCTCCTGGCGACCGCCTGCTCCGGTGACGAGGACCCGGGCGACGCCACGTCCGGCGGCGCCACGGGCGACTCGAGCAAGCCGATCACGCTCACCGTCGCGACGTTCAACAACTTCGGCTACACCGACGAGCTGCTCGCCGAGTACAAGAAGACGCACCCGAACGTCACGGTCAAGCAGACGGTCGCCGCCAAGTCGGAGGACGCCCGCACCAACCTCACGACGAAGCTCGCCGCCGGTGGCGCGGGTCTCGCCGACGTCGAGGCCATCGAGATCGACTGGCTGCCCGAGCTCGTGCAGTCGGGCGACAAGTTCCTCGACCTGAACTCCGACGAGGTCAAGGACCGCTGGCTCGAGTTCAAGACCAAGCCGGCCACGACGGCCGACGGCAAGCTCATCGGCTACGGGACCGACGTCGGCCCCGAGGCCATCTGCTACCGCTCCGACCTGTTCAAGGCCGCCGGTCTGCCGACGGACCGGGCCGAGGTCGCCGAGCTGCTCGGTGGCGAGAACGCCACCTGGGACGACTACTTCAAGGTCGGCAAGACGTTCGCCGACAAGTCGGACTCGGCGTGGTTCGACTCCGCGGGCGCGATCTACCAGGCGCTCATCAACCAGCAGGAGTTCGCCTACGAGAACGCGGACGGCTCGGTCGTCCCGCTCGCGGACAACACCACCGCGCAGGAGGCCTACAACACGGTCACCTCGGACGAGGTGCAGGCGCTCTCGGCGCACCTCGGCCAGTGGTCGGAGGACTGGACCGCGGCCTTCCAGAAGGACGGCTTCGCGACCATGCTGTGCCCCGCCTGGATGACCGGTCCGATCGAGCAGAACTCGGGCGGCATCACCGGCTGGGACGTCGCTGACGTCTTCCCCGGTGGCGGTGGCAACTGGGGCGGCTCGTACCTGACGGTCCCGGCCGCCGGTGCGAACGCCGAGGCCGCCAAGGAGCTCGCGGCGTGGCTGACCTCGCCCGAGATCCAGATCAAGGCGTTCGAGAACGCGGGTACGTTCCCGAGCCAGACCGAGGCGCTGCAGGACCCGGCGCTGACCGGCGCGAAGAACGCGTTCTTCAACGACGCGCCCGTCGGTGAGATCTTCGGCAACCGCTACGCCGCCATCAAGGTCACCCCGTTCAAGGGCCCGAACTACTTCTCGGTCCACACGACGGTGACCGACGCGATCACCAAGGTCGACGTCGAGCAGTCGGCCGACGCGCAGACCGCGTGGCAGGGTGCGCTCGACGCGTTCGGCGCGCTGGGCCTCTGA
- a CDS encoding carbohydrate ABC transporter permease → MPVKSPVAPEDELDPLPPKTRRVGFSQTLSRWDVKVSPYLYISPFFILFLITGLFPILYTGYVSVHQWQMLQGQGDFVGFKNFTDVFGQPDFWKSLRNTFSIFLLSSIPQVIAAILIAALLDQNLRAKTFWRMGVLLPYVVAPVAVGLIFGRLFADQSGLINSWLTAIGLPAVQWHVSPLASHFAIATMVNFRWTGYNALIFLAAMQAVPRELYEAAIIDGAGRVRQFFSVTIPQIRATVIFIVITSTIGGLQIFDEPRVFDSTGQGGASRQWLTMTLYLYNTGWSGQYNLGRAAAIAWLLFLLILAIGMVNFFVTQRIATGSGAPSKREIKAAKQRYDAQRKSA, encoded by the coding sequence ATGCCCGTCAAGTCACCTGTCGCTCCGGAGGACGAGCTCGACCCGCTCCCCCCGAAGACCCGCCGCGTGGGCTTCTCCCAGACGTTGAGCCGCTGGGACGTCAAGGTCTCGCCCTACCTGTACATCTCGCCGTTCTTCATCCTGTTCCTGATCACGGGGCTGTTCCCGATCCTGTACACCGGGTACGTCTCGGTGCACCAGTGGCAGATGCTGCAGGGCCAGGGCGACTTCGTCGGGTTCAAGAACTTCACCGACGTGTTCGGCCAGCCCGACTTCTGGAAGTCGCTGCGCAACACGTTCTCGATCTTCCTGCTGTCCTCGATCCCGCAGGTGATCGCCGCGATCCTCATCGCCGCGCTGCTGGACCAGAACCTGCGCGCCAAGACGTTCTGGCGCATGGGCGTGCTGCTGCCGTACGTCGTGGCCCCCGTCGCCGTGGGCCTGATCTTCGGCCGCCTGTTCGCCGACCAGTCCGGTCTCATCAACAGCTGGCTCACCGCGATCGGCCTGCCCGCCGTGCAGTGGCACGTCTCGCCGCTCGCGAGCCACTTCGCGATCGCGACGATGGTCAACTTCCGTTGGACCGGCTACAACGCGCTGATCTTCCTGGCCGCGATGCAGGCCGTCCCGCGCGAGCTCTACGAGGCCGCGATCATCGACGGCGCCGGCCGCGTGCGGCAGTTCTTCTCGGTCACGATCCCCCAGATCCGCGCGACCGTGATCTTCATCGTCATCACGTCGACCATCGGTGGCCTGCAGATCTTCGACGAGCCCCGCGTGTTCGACAGCACCGGCCAGGGCGGCGCCTCGCGCCAGTGGCTCACCATGACGCTCTACCTGTACAACACCGGCTGGAGCGGCCAGTACAACCTGGGCCGCGCCGCGGCCATCGCCTGGCTGCTGTTCCTGCTGATCCTCGCGATCGGGATGGTGAACTTCTTCGTGACCCAGCGGATCGCGACCGGGTCCGGTGCACCGTCCAAGCGGGAGATCAAGGCCGCCAAGCAGCGCTACGACGCACAGAGGAAGTCGGCATGA
- a CDS encoding ABC transporter ATP-binding protein, with protein sequence MSTVSTSPSQQPAASGPQHRTASSARGLRKTYGSGASAVQALDGVDVDFAAGAFTAIMGPSGSGKSTLMHLLAGLDLATAGTVLLGDTDITRLDDDALTRLRRDRVGFVFQSFNLLPMFTAEQNVLLPLELAGTRPDREWFDLLVTTLGLSGRLTHRPSELSGGQQQRVAIARALVTRPEVVFADEPTGNLDSRSGAEVLSFLRRSVRELGRTVIMVTHDPTAAAYADRVVLLADGRIAGDIADPTPESVLAGLEALRQLEAPVVDGVGA encoded by the coding sequence GTGAGCACCGTCTCCACCAGCCCCAGCCAGCAGCCCGCCGCGAGCGGCCCGCAGCACCGCACCGCCTCGTCGGCGCGCGGGCTGCGCAAGACCTACGGCAGCGGAGCGTCGGCCGTGCAGGCGCTCGACGGCGTCGACGTCGACTTCGCGGCGGGCGCGTTCACCGCCATCATGGGCCCGTCGGGCTCGGGCAAGTCCACGCTCATGCACCTGCTCGCCGGGCTCGACCTGGCCACCGCGGGCACCGTCCTGCTGGGCGACACCGACATCACCCGCCTCGACGACGACGCGCTCACGCGCCTGCGGCGGGACCGGGTCGGGTTCGTCTTCCAGTCCTTCAACCTGCTGCCGATGTTCACCGCCGAGCAGAACGTGCTCCTGCCGCTCGAGCTCGCCGGGACCAGGCCGGACCGCGAGTGGTTCGACCTGCTGGTGACGACGCTCGGGCTCAGCGGCCGGCTCACGCACCGGCCGAGCGAGCTGTCCGGCGGACAGCAGCAGCGCGTCGCGATCGCCCGCGCGCTCGTCACCCGCCCCGAGGTGGTCTTCGCCGACGAGCCGACCGGCAACCTCGACTCGCGCTCGGGCGCCGAGGTGCTGTCCTTCCTGCGTCGCTCGGTCCGCGAGCTCGGCCGCACGGTCATCATGGTCACCCACGACCCCACGGCCGCCGCGTACGCCGACCGCGTCGTCCTGCTCGCCGACGGCCGCATCGCGGGCGACATCGCCGACCCGACCCCCGAGTCGGTGCTCGCCGGTCTCGAGGCGCTGCGCCAGCTCGAGGCGCCCGTCGTCGACGGGGTGGGTGCCTGA
- a CDS encoding DUF2505 domain-containing protein, which translates to MRLTEMLLLSTDPRSAASLLADPAFVARCVRASGATPDEVDVAGAAPGAFRIRTRRGLTSDQVPAPLRAFARGRLEITQVEEWGAPDSDGDRAGTVAVDVTGTPVRLRGTVTLVAHGPGTSALRYAGDLHAGVPVFAEVVERAVAEAVRTALSATAEVAELTLRPGSRPGPHSA; encoded by the coding sequence GTGCGCCTGACCGAGATGCTGCTGCTGTCGACCGACCCCCGGTCGGCGGCCTCCCTGCTCGCGGACCCGGCGTTCGTGGCGCGGTGCGTGCGCGCGAGCGGGGCGACGCCGGACGAGGTCGACGTCGCCGGCGCAGCCCCCGGCGCGTTCCGCATCAGGACGCGGCGCGGCCTGACGAGCGACCAGGTGCCGGCGCCGCTGCGCGCGTTCGCCCGGGGCCGCCTCGAGATCACGCAGGTCGAGGAGTGGGGCGCGCCGGACTCGGACGGCGACCGGGCGGGCACGGTGGCCGTCGACGTCACGGGTACGCCCGTCCGGCTGCGCGGCACGGTGACGCTCGTCGCGCACGGCCCCGGGACGAGCGCCCTGCGGTACGCCGGCGACCTGCACGCGGGCGTCCCGGTGTTCGCCGAGGTCGTCGAGCGCGCCGTCGCCGAGGCGGTGCGCACGGCGCTCAGCGCGACGGCGGAGGTCGCCGAGCTGACCCTGCGTCCAGGATCGCGTCCGGGTCCGCACAGCGCCTGA
- a CDS encoding carbohydrate ABC transporter permease, with amino-acid sequence MSSIPAIQQSAGKGAARAAARRANRKVGGYDRRPHVVIYVLLALVVLIGLLPLYYTLVIGSSDPVAIAQKALPQLFPDLSIFDKFKEVVNAQSFSFWQAVWNSVIIAVVVSASTVMFSTLAGFAFAKLRFPGRRGLLVFVIATMAVPTQLGVVPLYIVMSKLGWIGHLQAVIVPSLVGAFGVFWMTQYLEEALPYELIEAARVDGASMFRTFWAIALPAARPAAAMLALFTFVAQWVNFFWPSIVLNNQNPTLPLAVRLLQQNYFVDYSLIMAGVFLMTLPLLVLFAFAGRQLVAGIMAGAVKG; translated from the coding sequence ATGAGCTCGATCCCCGCCATCCAGCAGAGCGCCGGCAAGGGCGCAGCGCGCGCAGCCGCGCGCCGGGCCAACCGCAAGGTCGGCGGCTACGACCGTCGCCCGCACGTCGTCATCTACGTGCTGCTCGCCCTCGTCGTCCTGATCGGGCTGCTGCCGCTCTACTACACGCTCGTGATCGGGTCCTCCGACCCCGTCGCGATCGCGCAGAAGGCGCTGCCGCAGCTCTTCCCCGACCTGAGCATCTTCGACAAGTTCAAGGAAGTCGTGAACGCGCAGTCGTTCAGCTTCTGGCAGGCGGTCTGGAACTCGGTCATCATCGCGGTCGTCGTCTCGGCGTCGACCGTCATGTTCTCGACGCTCGCGGGCTTCGCGTTCGCCAAGCTGCGCTTCCCCGGGCGCCGTGGCCTGCTCGTCTTCGTCATCGCGACGATGGCCGTGCCGACCCAGCTCGGTGTCGTCCCGCTGTACATCGTGATGTCCAAGCTCGGCTGGATCGGGCACCTGCAGGCGGTCATCGTGCCGTCGCTCGTCGGGGCGTTCGGTGTGTTCTGGATGACGCAGTACCTCGAGGAGGCGCTGCCCTACGAGCTCATCGAGGCCGCCCGCGTCGACGGCGCGTCGATGTTCCGGACGTTCTGGGCCATCGCGCTCCCGGCCGCCCGGCCGGCCGCCGCGATGCTCGCGCTGTTCACGTTCGTCGCCCAGTGGGTCAACTTCTTCTGGCCGTCGATCGTGCTCAACAACCAGAACCCGACGCTGCCGCTCGCGGTGCGTCTGCTGCAGCAGAACTACTTCGTGGACTACTCGCTGATCATGGCGGGCGTGTTCCTGATGACGCTGCCGCTGCTC
- a CDS encoding sensor histidine kinase, with the protein MSTLSTLVERHGPLSSADLEWLHLLVGDWQVVSDLAFADLVLWLPTTDGDFVAVAQCRPSTGATVHYDDVVGATAPEGQRPQLQRSLDERRPQRSREPRWFGSYAVREEAIPVVRDGRPIAVIARQTNLGGARTPSRLELNYVEAADDILGMISRGEFPAPDAPTGPRRGAPRVGDGLVRLNSEGEVMYASPNALSCFHRLGALGDLTGRSLVEVTADLLPDQRATVDESMPLVLMGRAPWRTDVEVRGVALSLRAVPLTEGGHRTGAVLLCRDVSELRRRERELITKDATIREIHHRVKNNLQTVAALLRLQSRRMTSPEARDALAEAMRRVATIALVHDSLSQTIDESVPFDDLVGRSLRLAADAASAGAHVRTTVAGTFGSIPAEDATALALVLTELVTNAVEHGFDGREQGNVEIVVHRDGDELEVRVDDDGAGIPEGRGAGSGLGTQIVQTLVTNELRGTITWAPREEAGTSVRVTVQLRGAREAAVLG; encoded by the coding sequence GTGTCCACGCTGAGCACCCTCGTCGAACGCCACGGCCCGCTGTCCTCCGCCGACCTCGAGTGGCTGCACCTGCTCGTCGGGGACTGGCAGGTCGTCTCCGACCTCGCGTTCGCGGACCTGGTGCTCTGGCTCCCGACGACCGACGGCGACTTCGTGGCGGTCGCCCAGTGCCGCCCGTCCACCGGGGCGACCGTGCACTACGACGACGTGGTCGGCGCGACCGCGCCCGAGGGGCAGCGGCCCCAGCTGCAGCGCTCGCTCGACGAGCGGCGTCCGCAGCGGTCCCGCGAGCCGCGGTGGTTCGGGTCGTACGCGGTCCGCGAGGAGGCCATCCCGGTGGTGCGCGACGGCCGGCCGATCGCGGTGATCGCCCGGCAGACCAACCTCGGCGGCGCCCGGACGCCGAGCCGGCTCGAGCTGAACTACGTCGAGGCGGCCGACGACATCCTCGGCATGATCTCGCGCGGGGAGTTCCCGGCGCCGGACGCCCCGACCGGGCCCCGCCGCGGCGCCCCCCGCGTGGGGGACGGGCTGGTGCGCCTCAACTCCGAGGGCGAGGTGATGTACGCGAGCCCGAACGCGCTGTCCTGCTTCCACCGGCTCGGGGCACTCGGGGACCTGACGGGGCGGTCGCTCGTCGAGGTGACCGCGGACCTCCTGCCCGACCAGCGGGCGACCGTCGACGAGTCGATGCCGCTGGTGCTGATGGGCCGTGCCCCGTGGCGCACGGACGTCGAGGTGCGGGGCGTCGCGCTCTCCCTGCGGGCCGTCCCCCTCACCGAGGGCGGCCACCGCACGGGCGCGGTGCTGCTGTGCCGTGACGTCTCGGAGCTGCGGCGCCGCGAGCGGGAGCTCATCACCAAGGACGCGACCATCCGCGAGATCCACCACCGCGTGAAGAACAACCTGCAGACGGTGGCCGCGCTGCTGCGCCTGCAGTCGCGGCGGATGACCTCGCCGGAGGCGCGGGACGCGCTGGCCGAGGCGATGCGCCGGGTCGCGACGATCGCGCTGGTGCACGACTCGCTCTCGCAGACGATCGACGAGTCGGTGCCGTTCGACGACCTCGTCGGGCGCAGCCTGCGCCTCGCGGCCGACGCGGCGTCCGCCGGCGCGCACGTGCGCACCACCGTCGCCGGGACGTTCGGGTCGATCCCCGCCGAGGACGCGACCGCGCTCGCGCTGGTGCTGACCGAGCTGGTGACGAACGCGGTGGAGCACGGGTTCGACGGCCGCGAGCAGGGCAACGTCGAGATCGTGGTGCACCGCGACGGCGACGAGCTGGAGGTCCGGGTCGACGACGACGGCGCGGGCATCCCCGAGGGGCGGGGCGCCGGCTCGGGGCTCGGCACGCAGATCGTCCAGACGCTCGTCACCAACGAGCTGCGGGGGACCATCACCTGGGCGCCGCGCGAGGAGGCGGGCACGTCCGTCCGCGTGACGGTCCAGCTCCGTGGCGCGCGCGAGGCCGCGGTCCTCGGCTGA
- a CDS encoding ABC transporter permease — translation MLRLTLAQMRRSLGRLTAAAIAIAIGTGFVAATLLTGNVITRSSYDSVTATFARADLVVDGDVTGQLDAIRAVDGVAAADPITWSGIELRHGGQRSWQVVVPVASAPSLSTLTVPTGDAPTRDDEIALPADAAERIDAEVGDTVSVSYWTYDESTGDSTEEKADLLVTGLTADPGGAWTGYGGAAMATLDSVVTWSGGGEDALGSDGALVATATGAAPGDVRAALTAAVPDADVLTRDQAAEAKIEELGGGENFLIAAVLGFAAISLVVAALVIANTFQVIVAQRTRTLALLRCVGAVRGQLRRSVLLEAGILGLGASVLGVLLGTGVAQGALSVLRNVQDDMPLPRYVPMSVAVVVAPVVVGVIVTVLAALVPARAATQVSPVAALRPMDAPAVASRAGRVRLVLALLLGVGGTAGLALAVVGSLVTRTATELWLALGILCGAVSFVGVLVGAVFWVPRAVGLVGRLLGRSGPAARLAAANTVRNPRRTAATSTALLIGVTLVALMSTGAASARASLGSELDEQYQVDIAITPASDDVLAADVLATVADVPGVAQAVDVPSMQVDVGGSWYTAHAMTDDVVSVLRDRTVADAVTSSSVVVPSAPADESGNDLARATVTGLDPATGEPLAGGATPELDVVVAPSAAFSDVFLDPRTFDSVAGGDVPTTTVWARIAPDADAVAVVDEVRESLGDESVIIESPVSSRVQYEQVIDTLLAIVVALLGVAVLIALVGVANTLSLSVIERRRESATLRAIGLTRRRLRISLATEGVLIAGVGAVLGAVIGVLYGWAGSAVVFGGLGSAELAVPWRDLAIILVVALAAGLLASVLPARSAVRTPPVAALAVD, via the coding sequence ATGCTGCGCCTCACCCTCGCCCAGATGCGCCGGAGCCTCGGGCGCCTGACCGCGGCGGCCATCGCCATCGCGATCGGCACCGGCTTCGTCGCCGCGACGCTGCTCACGGGCAACGTCATCACCCGCTCCAGCTACGACTCCGTGACCGCCACGTTCGCCCGCGCCGACCTCGTCGTCGACGGGGACGTCACCGGGCAGCTCGACGCGATCCGGGCGGTCGACGGCGTCGCCGCCGCGGACCCGATCACCTGGAGCGGCATCGAGCTGCGCCACGGGGGCCAGCGGTCCTGGCAGGTCGTCGTGCCCGTCGCGTCCGCGCCCAGCCTCTCGACCCTGACCGTCCCCACGGGCGACGCGCCCACGCGGGACGACGAGATCGCGCTGCCGGCCGACGCGGCCGAGCGCATCGACGCGGAGGTCGGGGACACCGTCTCGGTCTCCTACTGGACCTACGACGAGTCGACGGGCGACAGCACCGAGGAGAAGGCGGACCTGCTCGTCACGGGCCTCACGGCGGACCCCGGGGGCGCGTGGACCGGGTACGGCGGCGCCGCGATGGCGACGCTCGACTCGGTGGTCACCTGGTCCGGCGGCGGCGAGGACGCGCTGGGCAGCGACGGCGCACTCGTCGCGACCGCGACCGGGGCGGCGCCCGGCGACGTGCGCGCGGCGCTCACCGCCGCGGTGCCGGACGCCGACGTGCTGACGCGCGACCAGGCGGCCGAGGCGAAGATCGAGGAGCTCGGCGGGGGCGAGAACTTCCTGATCGCCGCCGTGCTCGGCTTCGCCGCGATCTCGCTCGTCGTCGCCGCGCTCGTCATCGCCAACACCTTCCAGGTGATCGTCGCGCAGCGGACCCGCACCCTCGCGCTGCTGCGGTGCGTGGGGGCGGTGCGGGGGCAGCTGCGCCGCTCGGTGCTGCTCGAGGCCGGGATCCTGGGGCTGGGCGCGTCCGTGCTCGGCGTGCTGCTCGGCACGGGCGTCGCGCAGGGGGCGCTGTCCGTGCTGCGCAACGTCCAGGACGACATGCCGCTGCCGCGCTACGTCCCGATGTCGGTGGCGGTCGTGGTCGCTCCCGTCGTCGTCGGCGTGATCGTCACGGTGCTCGCCGCGCTGGTGCCGGCCCGGGCCGCGACCCAGGTGAGCCCGGTCGCCGCCCTGCGGCCGATGGACGCGCCCGCGGTGGCCAGCCGGGCGGGCCGGGTCCGCCTGGTCCTCGCGCTCCTGCTGGGCGTCGGCGGCACCGCGGGCCTCGCGCTCGCCGTCGTCGGCTCGCTCGTCACCCGGACCGCGACCGAGCTCTGGCTCGCGCTCGGCATCCTGTGCGGCGCGGTCTCCTTCGTCGGCGTGCTCGTGGGTGCCGTGTTCTGGGTGCCACGTGCGGTCGGGCTCGTCGGGCGCCTGCTGGGCCGCTCCGGCCCGGCGGCCCGGCTCGCGGCGGCCAACACCGTCCGCAACCCGCGCCGCACCGCCGCGACGAGCACCGCGCTCCTGATCGGGGTGACCCTCGTGGCCCTCATGAGCACGGGCGCCGCGAGCGCACGCGCCTCGCTGGGCTCCGAGCTCGACGAGCAGTACCAGGTCGACATCGCGATCACCCCGGCGAGCGACGACGTGCTCGCGGCGGACGTGCTGGCGACGGTCGCCGACGTGCCGGGCGTCGCCCAGGCGGTCGACGTGCCGAGCATGCAGGTCGACGTGGGCGGCTCCTGGTACACGGCGCACGCCATGACGGACGACGTCGTGTCGGTCCTGCGCGACCGGACGGTGGCCGACGCCGTGACGTCGTCGAGCGTCGTGGTGCCGAGCGCGCCCGCCGACGAGTCGGGGAACGACCTGGCTCGGGCCACCGTGACCGGGCTCGACCCGGCGACCGGGGAGCCCCTCGCGGGCGGTGCGACCCCGGAGCTCGACGTGGTCGTCGCGCCGAGCGCCGCCTTCTCGGACGTCTTCCTCGACCCCCGCACGTTCGACAGCGTGGCGGGCGGCGACGTGCCGACGACGACGGTCTGGGCGCGCATCGCGCCCGACGCCGACGCCGTCGCGGTGGTCGACGAGGTCCGCGAGTCGCTGGGCGACGAGTCCGTGATCATCGAGAGCCCGGTGTCCTCGCGCGTGCAGTACGAGCAGGTGATCGACACGCTGCTGGCGATCGTGGTGGCGCTGCTCGGCGTCGCGGTGCTCATCGCGCTGGTCGGTGTCGCGAACACGCTGTCGCTGTCGGTCATCGAGCGGCGCCGCGAGTCCGCGACGCTGCGCGCGATCGGCCTCACCCGCCGCCGGCTGCGGATCTCGCTCGCGACGGAGGGCGTGCTCATCGCCGGCGTGGGGGCCGTGCTCGGTGCCGTGATCGGCGTGCTCTACGGCTGGGCCGGCTCCGCCGTCGTGTTCGGCGGCCTCGGCAGCGCCGAGCTGGCCGTCCCGTGGCGGGACCTGGCGATCATCCTGGTCGTCGCGCTGGCCGCCGGCCTGCTCGCCTCGGTCCTGCCCGCCCGCTCGGCGGTCCGCACTCCCCCGGTCGCCGCGCTCGCCGTGGACTGA
- a CDS encoding WhiB family transcriptional regulator has protein sequence MDWRHRAACLDEDPELFFPIGNTGPALMQIEEAKAVCRRCDVVDTCLKWAIETGQDAGVWGGLSEDERRALKRRTARQRRAS, from the coding sequence ATGGATTGGCGCCACCGCGCAGCGTGTCTCGACGAGGACCCCGAGCTGTTCTTCCCGATCGGCAACACGGGCCCGGCCCTCATGCAGATCGAGGAGGCCAAGGCGGTCTGCCGTCGTTGCGACGTCGTCGACACGTGCCTCAAGTGGGCCATCGAGACGGGTCAGGACGCGGGCGTCTGGGGCGGGCTGTCGGAGGACGAGCGGCGCGCGCTCAAGCGCCGCACCGCGCGCCAGCGCCGCGCGAGCTGA
- a CDS encoding response regulator — protein MTDPSPIRVALVDDQQLVRAGFRMVIDSQPDLEVVLEAGDGAQAVRALDPAARTALGRVDVVLMDVRMPNMDGLEATARIVGRPADGAPADPAAPPAPRVIVLTTFDLDEYVLAAIRAGASGFLLKDAPPEEMLAAIRTVHHGDAVIAPSSTRRLIEHLVTALPRTATDDGPSPAQEAVDDLTEREREVLVLMARGRSNTEIGQDLFVAEATVKTHVGRILAKLGARDRVQAVVTAYEAGLVRPGS, from the coding sequence ATGACCGACCCGAGCCCGATCCGCGTCGCGCTCGTCGACGACCAGCAGCTGGTGCGCGCCGGCTTCCGCATGGTCATCGACTCGCAGCCCGACCTCGAGGTGGTGCTCGAGGCCGGTGACGGCGCGCAGGCGGTCCGTGCGCTCGACCCGGCCGCGCGCACGGCGCTGGGCCGCGTCGACGTCGTGCTCATGGACGTGCGCATGCCGAACATGGACGGGCTGGAGGCCACGGCCCGGATCGTCGGCCGCCCGGCCGACGGCGCGCCCGCGGACCCGGCGGCGCCGCCCGCCCCGCGCGTCATCGTGCTCACGACGTTCGACCTCGACGAGTACGTGCTCGCCGCGATCCGGGCCGGCGCGAGCGGGTTCCTCCTCAAGGACGCCCCGCCGGAGGAGATGCTCGCCGCGATCCGCACGGTGCACCACGGCGACGCCGTCATCGCGCCGTCGTCGACCCGCCGGCTCATCGAGCACCTGGTCACCGCGCTGCCCCGGACCGCGACCGACGACGGCCCCTCGCCCGCGCAGGAGGCGGTCGACGACCTCACCGAGCGCGAGCGCGAGGTGCTGGTCCTCATGGCGCGCGGCCGGTCGAACACCGAGATCGGGCAGGACCTGTTCGTCGCCGAGGCGACCGTCAAGACGCACGTCGGCCGCATCCTGGCCAAGCTCGGCGCCCGCGACCGCGTGCAGGCCGTCGTCACGGCGTACGAGGCGGGTCTGGTCCGGCCCGGGTCCTGA